The following proteins are encoded in a genomic region of Pagrus major chromosome 16, Pma_NU_1.0:
- the LOC141010451 gene encoding phospholipase A and acyltransferase 4-like → MAPTLYNHGAKPGDLIQISRENYEHWAIYIGGNEVVHLIPSTDDLGVLGNLGMLLESRGAEVRRQKIWEVVRFDSFEVNNLLDDKYQPRDYRAIVREACSMVGHMMPYCVATHNCEHFVTGLRYGKPESRQVNTVATIGGAAVAGVGILALGAALFAMLKEDDHKDRRHK, encoded by the exons ATGGCTCCAACACTG TACAACCATGGTGCAAAGCCCGGAGACCTGATCCAGATCTCCCGTGAGAATTACGAGCACTGGGCCATCTACATCGGTGGAAATGAAGTTGTCCATTTGATTCCTTCAA CTGATGATTTAGGTGTTTTGGGTAACCTGGGGATGCTCTTGGAAAGCAGAGGAGCTGAGGTGAGGCGCCAGAAGATCTGGGAGGTGGTCCGTTTCGACAGTTTCGAAGTCAACAACCTCCTGGACGACAAGTACCAGCCTCGGGACTATCGTGCCATCGTGAGGGAGGCCTGCAGCATGGTTGGCCACATGATGCCGTACTGTGTCGCCACTCACAACTGTGAGCACTTTGTCACGGGGCTACGATACGGCAAGCCAGAGTCTCGACAG GTTAATACAGTGGCTACGATCGGAGGCGCAGCTGTCGCGGGTGTGGGCATCCTCGCTTTGGGCGCCGCTCTGTTCGCCATGCTCAAAGAAGACGACCACAAAGACAGACGTCATAAGTGA